One window of the Anguilla rostrata isolate EN2019 chromosome 13, ASM1855537v3, whole genome shotgun sequence genome contains the following:
- the LOC135238014 gene encoding neuropeptides B/W receptor type 2-like isoform X1 — MENISNPESTNSPCNRSKELYAFGSKNWTDSNCVSPPQYFYRDFYIILPIIYSVICAVGLTGNTAVIYVILKAPKMKTVTNMFILNLAIADDLFTLVLPINIAEHLLHYWPFGETLCKIILSIDHYNIFSSIYFLTVMSVDRYLVVLATVRSKRMPHRTYRAAKTVSICVWLLVILIVLPFTVFAGIYVSPDDVERKSCVLSFPNPEGFWFKASRIYTLLLGFAFPVSTTCILYTVMLYKLRNMRLNSNAKVLDKAKKKVTVMVFIVLAVCLFCWTPFHLSTIVALTTDLTSTPLVIGISYFITSLSYANSCLNPFLYAFLDDSFRKAFKKMLECRQS, encoded by the coding sequence atggaaaatatttccaacccAGAGAGCACGAACTCTCCGTGCAACCGCTCTAAGGAGTTGTATGCCTTCGGTTCCAAGAACTGGACCGATTCAAACTGCGTCTCCCCGCCGCAGTACTTCTATCGAGACTTCTACATCATTCTGCCGATCATCTACTCTGTCATATGTGCCGTGGGATTGACAGGAAATACGGCTGTCATTTATGTTATACTCAAAGCGCCCAAAATGAAGACGGTGACTAATATGTTCATCCTGAACTTGGCTATCGCAGATGACTTGTTCACTTTAGTGCTGCCTATCAACATTGCTGAACATCTTTTGCATTACTGGCCCTTCGGTGAGACGTTATGCAAGATAATACTTTCCATAGATCACTACAATATATTCTCCAGCATATACTTTCTCACGGTGATGAGTGTCGACCGATATCTGGTGGTGCTTGCGACCGTCCGTTCGAAGAGGATGCCCCACCGCACTTACAGAGCAGCCAAAACCGTAAGCATCTGCGTGTGGCTGCTGGTCATTCTAATAGTCTTGCCTTTCACCGTCTTCGCAGGAATTTACGTTAGCCCCGACGACGTCGAGAGAAAAAGTTGCGTCTTGAGTTTTCCCAACCCGGAGGGTTTCTGGTTCAAAGCTAGCCGGATTTACACCCTGCTCCTAGGCTTCGCCTTCCCCGTCTCAACCACCTGCATCCTCTACACCGTGATGCTGTACAAGTTGAGGAACATGCGACTGAATTCCAACGCCAAGGTTCTGGATAAAGCTAAAAAGAAAGTGACTGTCAtggtgttcattgttctcgcgGTCTGCCTGTTCTGCTGGACACCGTTCCACCTTAGCACCATCGTCGCCCTCACCACGGACCTGACCTCGACGCCGCTTGTCATCGGAATCTCCTATTTCATCACCAGTCTAAGTTACGCCAACTCTTGTCTAAACCCTTTTCTATACGCCTTCCTCGACGACAGCTTTAGGAAggctttcaaaaaaatgttggaGTGTAGACAATCCTGA